In Rubrivirga marina, the following are encoded in one genomic region:
- a CDS encoding T9SS type A sorting domain-containing protein — protein GVPGYYPAANPPNLWTAYDAVAADWVVSAGTGEALEPGRAFRWRMYDRNVGNPDVSRSVELPFTLSTTLPPNTADVTVELQTGGSRFNYLANPFGVALDVTGVFGWPGGENVAPIFGVEVYDELAASWVAPTGPIAPWESFRVRAKGPLVNGDPRTLTIPYPAAPPVASAREAAEALTAVDRASDVARLPFTVSGRTADGGRLAGSFAVAFTDAARAALDDHDAPATAPLAEAALTAGARVGAGLLAVDARPFAAGEVPLALDARGAARTMTLRWDASALPAGLPVALVDLATGTEVDVRARTSYTFDVAERAARTEAELDGAGELADPSGATDRFVLRVGAAPADAGSVGALEVTAVAPNPSSSTARVAFAVPTGGRARVSVVDVRGREVAVLVDGVVAAGRHEAVLESAGLAAGVYLVRVEAGGRVATRQAAVIR, from the coding sequence GGCGTCCCGGGCTACTACCCGGCCGCGAACCCCCCGAACCTCTGGACGGCCTACGACGCCGTCGCCGCCGACTGGGTCGTCTCGGCCGGGACCGGCGAGGCGCTCGAGCCCGGCCGGGCCTTCCGCTGGCGGATGTACGACCGGAACGTCGGCAACCCCGACGTCTCCCGGTCGGTCGAGCTCCCGTTCACGCTCTCGACGACGCTCCCGCCGAACACGGCCGACGTGACCGTCGAGCTCCAGACGGGCGGGTCCCGGTTCAACTACCTCGCGAACCCGTTCGGCGTCGCGCTCGACGTGACGGGGGTGTTCGGGTGGCCCGGCGGCGAGAACGTGGCCCCGATCTTCGGGGTCGAGGTCTACGACGAGCTCGCCGCGTCGTGGGTCGCCCCGACCGGGCCGATCGCGCCCTGGGAGTCGTTCCGGGTCCGGGCCAAGGGCCCGCTCGTCAACGGCGACCCCCGGACGCTGACGATCCCGTACCCGGCGGCCCCGCCGGTCGCCTCGGCCCGTGAGGCCGCCGAGGCGCTGACGGCCGTCGACCGCGCCTCCGACGTCGCGCGCCTCCCGTTCACGGTCTCGGGCCGGACGGCCGACGGCGGCCGCCTCGCCGGCTCGTTCGCCGTCGCGTTCACCGACGCCGCCCGGGCCGCGCTCGACGACCACGACGCCCCGGCGACGGCCCCGCTCGCCGAGGCGGCCCTCACGGCCGGCGCCCGCGTCGGCGCCGGGCTCCTCGCCGTCGACGCCCGGCCGTTCGCGGCCGGCGAGGTCCCGCTCGCCCTCGACGCCCGCGGGGCCGCGCGGACGATGACGCTCCGGTGGGACGCCAGCGCGCTCCCGGCCGGGCTCCCCGTCGCGCTCGTCGACCTCGCGACGGGCACGGAGGTCGACGTCCGGGCCCGGACCTCGTACACGTTCGACGTCGCCGAGCGGGCGGCGCGGACGGAGGCCGAGCTCGACGGGGCCGGCGAGCTCGCCGACCCGTCGGGGGCCACGGACCGGTTCGTCCTCCGGGTCGGGGCGGCCCCGGCCGACGCCGGGTCCGTCGGGGCCCTCGAGGTGACGGCCGTCGCGCCGAACCCGTCGAGCTCGACGGCCCGCGTCGCGTTCGCCGTCCCGACGGGGGGCCGGGCCCGCGTGTCGGTCGTCGACGTCCGGGGCCGGGAGGTCGCCGTGTTGGTCGACGGGGTCGTCGCGGCGGGCCGGCACGAGGCGGTCCTCGAGTCGGCCGGGCTCGCGGCGGGGGTGTACCTCGTCCGGGTCGAGGCCGGCGGGCGGGTCGCGACGCGCCAGGCCGCCGTCATCCGGTAG
- a CDS encoding M36 family metallopeptidase, producing the protein MSRLLLVSALALGLATSAYAQSSSLSPSAERAALDYLRAEAPSMALSASDVSDLVVASGHRSALSGINYVYVQQRRGGIPVAGGLVTVAVNGQGEVVHAAGSLVPDLNASSTTSVTSLSASQAVEMAAALVGTAGVPTSPIEVESGPTRRTSFGQVAGYDVTAQLTYVPRGRSVALAWEAQVPTKDADHLWVVRLDAATGAELSRHDLVVNDAWGRPSSHAHPSEAADAPASMAPFVATVPSPNLAAATTPADGSSYLVYPIPYESPIHSPTVPPADGRVTVDEPADATASPYGWHDTDGAAGAEYTITWGNNVRAYQDRNDDNTGVAGDSPDCGAGLDCVFPIDLTQAPSTYTSAATANLFYWNNIIHDVLYHYGFDEASGNFQANNYGNGGLGNDYVRAEAQDGANVGKSNNANFGTPSDGSPPRMQMFEWTTATPRLDGDLDAGIIIHEYGHGVSNRLTGGPANVGCLNNPEQMGEGWSDYLGLMLTQQVGDTGPMGRGIGTYALNEPTTGPGIRPARYSTDFGVNAFTYGDIGGLAVPHGVGFAWATALWEMTWELIDAYGYDPDVYDATGDAGNQIALALVMEGMKLQPCSPGFVDGRDAILAADAALYPDPGAPGRGLHYDEIWAGFARRGLGYSADQGSSTSTTDGTEAFDTPIVAGAVEISPTSLAFNLTPGGTSSSEVTISNTGAPGDGDVQYTASITRLDQPEEDGFGAGGPDSFGYAWIDSDEPGGPAVDFQDISGTGTAVTFTPAGSFPAADEGYADVALPFTFPFYGADKSTIRVYSNGFATFSSAVGDTYTNPSSFPGASGPTNVNDVIAPFWDDLDGSVGGATYTGTLGDGRFVIQWDGVPRFSEPGSAMTFQILLSADGLIEFQYETMTGTVTSAATGLENADQTIGLEVAANEAYVASNKAVLFYSPILWASVAPTSGTIDEGASDDVTVSVDATELPAGIYTADLTIETNDPDALITVVPISLTVADDGSISIVVEGARGMRYLGAPAVGVTVDDLAAQNLVRGVPGYYPAANPPNLWTAYDAVAADWVVSAGTGEALEP; encoded by the coding sequence ATGTCACGACTCCTACTTGTCAGCGCCCTCGCGCTAGGACTGGCGACGTCCGCGTACGCCCAGTCCTCTTCCCTGTCGCCGAGCGCCGAACGTGCGGCGCTCGACTACCTCCGTGCCGAGGCGCCGTCCATGGCGCTGTCCGCCTCGGACGTGAGCGACCTCGTCGTCGCCTCCGGCCACCGGAGCGCCCTGAGCGGCATCAACTACGTCTACGTCCAGCAGCGCCGCGGGGGCATCCCCGTCGCCGGGGGCCTCGTGACCGTGGCCGTGAACGGCCAGGGGGAGGTGGTCCACGCGGCCGGCTCGCTCGTCCCGGACCTTAACGCCTCGTCGACGACCAGCGTCACCTCGCTGTCGGCGTCGCAGGCCGTCGAGATGGCGGCCGCGCTCGTCGGCACCGCGGGCGTTCCAACCTCACCGATCGAGGTTGAGTCGGGCCCGACGCGCCGCACGTCGTTCGGCCAGGTGGCCGGCTACGACGTCACGGCCCAGCTGACGTACGTCCCGCGAGGCCGCTCGGTCGCCCTCGCGTGGGAGGCCCAGGTCCCGACGAAGGACGCCGATCACCTCTGGGTCGTCCGCCTCGACGCGGCGACCGGCGCCGAGCTCTCGCGCCACGACCTCGTCGTGAACGACGCGTGGGGCCGGCCGAGCTCGCACGCCCACCCGTCCGAGGCGGCCGACGCTCCGGCCTCGATGGCGCCCTTCGTGGCGACCGTCCCGAGCCCGAACCTCGCCGCCGCGACGACGCCAGCGGACGGCTCGAGCTACCTCGTCTACCCCATCCCCTACGAGAGCCCGATCCACTCGCCGACGGTCCCGCCGGCGGACGGCCGCGTGACGGTCGACGAGCCCGCTGACGCCACGGCTTCGCCGTACGGTTGGCACGACACGGACGGCGCCGCCGGCGCCGAGTACACGATCACGTGGGGCAACAACGTCCGGGCCTACCAGGACCGGAACGACGACAACACCGGCGTCGCGGGCGACTCGCCGGACTGCGGCGCGGGCCTCGACTGCGTGTTCCCGATCGACCTCACGCAGGCGCCCTCGACGTACACGTCGGCGGCGACCGCGAACCTGTTCTACTGGAACAACATCATCCACGACGTCCTCTACCACTACGGGTTCGACGAGGCCTCGGGCAACTTCCAGGCGAACAACTATGGCAACGGCGGCCTCGGCAACGACTACGTCCGGGCGGAGGCCCAGGACGGCGCCAACGTCGGCAAGTCGAACAACGCCAACTTCGGCACGCCCTCCGACGGCTCCCCGCCGCGGATGCAGATGTTCGAGTGGACGACGGCCACGCCGCGCCTCGACGGCGACCTCGATGCCGGCATCATCATCCACGAGTACGGCCACGGCGTCTCGAACCGCCTCACCGGCGGCCCGGCCAACGTCGGCTGCCTCAACAACCCGGAGCAGATGGGCGAGGGCTGGAGCGATTACCTCGGCCTCATGCTGACCCAGCAGGTGGGCGACACCGGCCCGATGGGCCGCGGCATCGGCACGTACGCGCTCAACGAGCCGACGACGGGCCCCGGCATCCGCCCGGCCCGGTACTCGACGGACTTCGGCGTGAACGCCTTCACCTACGGCGACATCGGCGGACTCGCGGTCCCGCACGGCGTCGGCTTCGCGTGGGCGACCGCCCTCTGGGAGATGACGTGGGAGCTCATCGACGCCTACGGCTACGACCCCGACGTCTATGACGCCACCGGCGACGCGGGCAACCAGATCGCCCTCGCCCTCGTGATGGAGGGGATGAAGCTCCAGCCCTGCTCGCCGGGCTTCGTCGACGGCCGCGACGCCATCCTCGCTGCCGACGCCGCGCTCTACCCCGACCCCGGGGCCCCGGGCCGCGGCCTCCACTACGACGAGATCTGGGCCGGCTTCGCCCGCCGCGGCCTCGGCTACTCGGCAGACCAGGGCTCGTCCACCTCCACGACGGACGGGACGGAGGCCTTCGACACGCCGATCGTCGCCGGCGCCGTCGAGATCTCCCCGACCTCGCTCGCGTTCAACCTGACGCCGGGCGGCACGTCCAGCAGCGAGGTCACGATCTCGAACACCGGCGCGCCGGGTGACGGCGACGTCCAGTACACCGCGTCCATCACGCGCCTGGACCAGCCGGAGGAAGATGGCTTCGGCGCCGGCGGCCCGGACTCGTTCGGGTACGCCTGGATCGACTCCGACGAGCCGGGCGGCCCGGCCGTCGACTTCCAGGACATCTCGGGCACCGGCACGGCCGTGACGTTCACGCCCGCCGGGTCCTTCCCCGCGGCCGACGAGGGGTACGCCGACGTGGCCCTCCCGTTCACGTTCCCGTTCTACGGCGCCGACAAGTCGACCATCCGGGTCTATTCGAACGGGTTCGCCACGTTCTCGTCAGCCGTCGGCGACACCTACACCAACCCGAGCAGCTTCCCGGGCGCGAGCGGACCGACGAACGTCAACGACGTGATCGCCCCGTTCTGGGACGACCTCGACGGAAGCGTCGGCGGGGCGACCTACACCGGGACGCTCGGCGACGGCCGGTTCGTGATCCAGTGGGACGGGGTCCCGCGGTTCAGCGAGCCCGGCTCGGCCATGACGTTCCAGATCCTCCTCTCGGCCGACGGGCTCATCGAGTTCCAGTACGAGACGATGACCGGGACGGTCACGAGCGCCGCCACCGGCCTCGAGAACGCTGACCAGACGATCGGCCTCGAAGTCGCGGCCAACGAGGCGTACGTCGCCTCGAACAAGGCCGTCCTCTTCTACAGCCCGATCCTCTGGGCCTCGGTCGCCCCGACCTCCGGGACGATTGATGAGGGCGCCTCGGACGACGTCACGGTCTCGGTCGACGCCACGGAGCTGCCGGCCGGCATCTACACGGCCGACCTGACGATCGAGACGAACGATCCCGACGCGCTCATCACCGTCGTGCCGATTAGCCTCACGGTGGCCGACGACGGGTCGATCTCGATCGTGGTCGAGGGCGCCCGCGGGATGCGGTACCTCGGGGCCCCCGCCGTCGGCGTGACCGTCGACGACCTCGCCGCCCAGAACCTCGTCCGCGGCGTCCCGGGCTACTACCCGGCCGCGAACCCCCCGAACCTCTGGACGGCCTACGACGCCGTCGCCGCCGACTGGGTCGTCTCGGCCGGGACCGGCGAGGCGCTCGAGCC
- a CDS encoding T9SS type A sorting domain-containing protein, translating into ARVAFAVPTGGRARVSVVDVRGREVAVLVDGVVAAGRHEAVLESAGLAAGVYLVRVEAGGRVATRQAAVVR; encoded by the coding sequence CGGCCCGCGTCGCGTTCGCCGTCCCGACGGGGGGCCGGGCCCGCGTGTCGGTCGTCGACGTCCGGGGCCGGGAGGTCGCCGTGTTGGTCGACGGGGTCGTCGCGGCGGGCCGGCACGAGGCGGTCCTCGAGTCGGCCGGGCTCGCGGCGGGGGTGTACCTCGTCCGGGTCGAGGCCGGCGGGCGGGTCGCGACGCGCCAGGCCGCCGTCGTCCGGTAA
- a CDS encoding sodium:solute symporter: MDSLLGSLDWTVVALYFAVVFGVAIAATLRERRSGGGEDSADYFLAGRNVGWFVIGASLFSSNIGSEHLVGLAGSGATSGVAPGQFEVLASIILLLLGWVFVPFYLKSGVFTMPEFLERRYSAGARWYLATISILAYVLTKISVTIFAGAVVFSAIGVPFWTGALIVVGVTGAYTVFGGLRAVLYTDLLQTFVLIGGAVAVTVAGLGAVGGWGAMTEAVGPGFLDMWKPMSDPDFPWTGILFGAPILGIWYWCTDQFIVQRTLSAKTIDDARRGTIMAGFLKLLPLFIFVLPGMLAAALVAQGKLELGDPNEALPTLVAALLPIGLRGLVVAGLLAALMSSLSSVFNSCSTLITWDVYKKLNPGASERQLVWVGRLSTIALTVLGLAWIPFVEAAEGGLYVYIQSVQGYISPPIASVFLLGLFWSRLNAQGAIASLLTGLVLGVARLSMEASGVDAGLFTGMNFLHFAIALFLVCSAVLVAVSLMTAPPPADKIDGLTFGTASRPLSGPAQIAVPEKVLASDPAWRRVDVILTAVLLLCVAAVWIVFS; the protein is encoded by the coding sequence ATGGACTCGCTGCTCGGCTCGCTCGACTGGACCGTCGTCGCCCTCTACTTCGCCGTCGTGTTCGGCGTCGCCATCGCCGCCACGCTCCGTGAGCGACGGAGCGGGGGGGGCGAGGACTCCGCCGACTACTTCCTCGCCGGCCGGAACGTCGGGTGGTTCGTGATCGGCGCGTCGCTGTTCTCGTCGAACATCGGGAGTGAGCACCTCGTCGGACTGGCGGGCTCGGGCGCGACCAGCGGCGTGGCGCCGGGCCAGTTCGAAGTGCTGGCCTCAATCATCCTCCTGCTGCTCGGCTGGGTGTTCGTCCCGTTCTACCTCAAGAGCGGCGTGTTCACGATGCCCGAGTTCCTGGAGCGGCGGTACTCGGCCGGCGCGCGGTGGTACCTCGCCACGATCTCGATCCTGGCCTACGTCCTGACCAAGATCTCGGTGACCATCTTCGCCGGGGCCGTCGTGTTCTCGGCGATCGGCGTCCCCTTCTGGACCGGCGCGCTCATCGTGGTCGGCGTGACCGGCGCCTACACGGTCTTCGGCGGGCTCCGGGCCGTGCTCTACACCGACCTCCTCCAGACGTTCGTGCTCATCGGCGGGGCCGTCGCCGTCACGGTCGCCGGGCTCGGCGCCGTCGGCGGGTGGGGCGCCATGACCGAGGCCGTCGGGCCCGGCTTCCTCGATATGTGGAAGCCGATGTCCGACCCCGACTTTCCCTGGACCGGCATCCTGTTCGGCGCGCCGATCCTCGGCATCTGGTACTGGTGCACGGACCAGTTCATCGTGCAGCGGACGCTCTCGGCCAAGACCATCGACGACGCCCGCCGGGGCACGATCATGGCCGGCTTCCTGAAGCTGCTGCCCCTGTTCATCTTCGTCCTCCCGGGCATGCTGGCCGCGGCGCTCGTGGCGCAGGGGAAGCTCGAGCTCGGCGACCCGAACGAGGCGCTCCCGACGCTCGTCGCGGCGCTCCTGCCGATCGGCCTGCGGGGTCTCGTGGTGGCCGGCCTCCTCGCGGCGCTGATGTCGTCGCTGTCGAGCGTGTTCAACTCGTGCTCGACGCTCATCACGTGGGACGTCTACAAGAAGCTGAACCCGGGCGCGAGCGAGCGCCAGCTCGTGTGGGTCGGCCGGCTCTCGACGATCGCGCTCACCGTGCTCGGGCTGGCGTGGATCCCGTTCGTGGAGGCCGCCGAGGGCGGGCTGTACGTCTACATCCAGTCGGTCCAGGGCTACATCTCGCCGCCGATCGCGTCGGTCTTCCTGCTCGGCCTGTTCTGGTCGCGCCTCAACGCGCAGGGCGCCATCGCGTCGCTCCTGACGGGCCTCGTGCTCGGCGTGGCGCGGCTGTCGATGGAAGCCTCCGGCGTCGACGCCGGGCTCTTCACGGGGATGAACTTCCTCCACTTCGCCATCGCGCTGTTCCTCGTGTGCTCGGCCGTCCTCGTGGCGGTCAGCCTCATGACGGCGCCGCCGCCGGCCGACAAGATCGACGGCCTCACGTTCGGCACGGCGAGCCGCCCGCTGAGCGGCCCGGCCCAGATCGCCGTCCCGGAAAAGGTCCTGGCCTCGGACCCGGCGTGGCGCCGCGTCGACGTGATCCTCACGGCCGTCCTGCTCCTCTGCGTCGCCGCCGTCTGGATCGTGTTCTCGTAG
- a CDS encoding aldo/keto reductase — protein MDYVRCGRSGLKLPAVSLGLWHNFGSVDPYENARAMALRAFDLGITHFDLANNYGPEAGSAEVTFGQILSDDLGPYRDELIISTKAGYRMGPGPYGEWGSRKYLLASLDQSLDRMGLEYVDIFYSHRYDPDTPLEETMGALAHAVHTGKALYAGVSNYPPEPTREAARLLDELGAPLLIHQPKYSMLVRDPEDGLFDVLADEGVGSIVFSPLAQGLLTDKYLDGIPEDSRAAKATGFLREDQVTDDVIETVRRLREIARDRGQSMAQLALAWTRRRPEVTSTLIGASRVGQIEEAVAMLSQPPLDDDEVGVIADILG, from the coding sequence ATGGACTACGTCCGCTGCGGGAGGTCCGGCCTGAAGCTGCCGGCCGTCTCGCTCGGGCTGTGGCACAACTTCGGCTCTGTCGACCCCTACGAGAACGCCCGGGCGATGGCGCTACGGGCGTTCGATCTCGGCATCACGCACTTCGACCTCGCCAACAACTACGGGCCGGAGGCCGGGTCGGCCGAGGTCACGTTCGGGCAGATCCTCTCGGACGACCTCGGCCCGTACCGCGACGAGCTGATCATCTCGACGAAGGCCGGCTACCGGATGGGGCCCGGACCCTACGGCGAGTGGGGCTCGCGGAAGTACCTCCTGGCGAGCCTCGACCAGAGCCTCGACCGGATGGGGCTCGAGTACGTCGACATCTTCTACAGCCACCGCTACGATCCCGACACGCCGCTCGAGGAGACGATGGGCGCGCTCGCCCACGCGGTCCACACGGGCAAGGCGCTCTACGCAGGCGTCTCGAACTACCCGCCAGAGCCAACCCGCGAGGCGGCCCGCCTCCTCGACGAGCTCGGCGCACCCCTCCTCATCCACCAGCCGAAGTACTCGATGCTCGTCCGCGACCCGGAGGACGGGCTGTTCGACGTGCTGGCGGACGAGGGCGTCGGCAGCATCGTGTTCTCGCCGCTCGCGCAGGGCCTCCTCACGGACAAGTACCTCGATGGGATCCCGGAGGACTCACGCGCAGCCAAGGCGACGGGCTTCCTCCGCGAGGACCAGGTGACCGACGACGTGATCGAGACGGTCCGGCGACTCCGCGAGATCGCTCGCGACCGCGGCCAGTCGATGGCGCAGCTGGCGCTCGCGTGGACGCGCCGTCGGCCGGAGGTCACCTCGACGCTCATCGGCGCCAGCCGGGTGGGGCAGATCGAGGAGGCCGTCGCGATGCTGAGCCAGCCGCCCCTCGACGACGACGAGGTCGGCGTCATCGCCGACATCCTCGGCTGA
- a CDS encoding DUF3124 domain-containing protein, with translation MRWLVPFLALAACADTPQSVTEAPTPPASVDPSGAPGRSLDGAEAGQLVYVPAYSHVFSGDGERDLLLTATLSVRNADPERPIRLEGVRYVGSEGQTIRSYVDAPQALGPLATASFVVAESDRAGGVGASFLVEWTGGAGGVPPVVQAVMISTAGQQGISFVTEGRVVAEAGQP, from the coding sequence GTGCGTTGGCTCGTCCCCTTCCTCGCCCTCGCCGCCTGCGCCGACACCCCGCAGTCGGTGACCGAGGCTCCGACGCCGCCCGCCTCGGTCGACCCGTCGGGTGCCCCCGGCCGGTCGCTCGACGGCGCCGAGGCGGGGCAGCTCGTCTACGTCCCCGCCTACTCCCACGTGTTCTCAGGCGACGGGGAGCGCGACCTCCTCCTCACGGCCACCCTCAGCGTCCGCAACGCCGACCCGGAGCGGCCGATCCGGTTGGAGGGCGTCCGCTACGTCGGCTCGGAGGGCCAGACGATCCGCTCCTACGTCGACGCGCCCCAAGCGCTCGGGCCCCTCGCGACGGCGTCGTTCGTCGTGGCCGAGAGCGACCGGGCGGGCGGCGTCGGCGCCAGCTTCCTGGTCGAGTGGACCGGCGGCGCCGGCGGGGTCCCGCCCGTCGTCCAGGCCGTCATGATCAGCACGGCCGGCCAGCAGGGGATCTCGTTCGTGACCGAGGGCCGCGTGGTCGCCGAAGCCGGTCAGCCGTAG
- a CDS encoding DMT family transporter, with amino-acid sequence MWIWLSLLSAVGAAGVGFALKRSLTCAGAVGATVAYRAVGGGLLLALVVGAGLARPVGSDYVWAVAIAIPFELVGTVAFTLALREGELSLVSPLFGLLPVTVTLGAALALGEQPTAGALAGIGLVAVGVYVLGLGGARGLWEPLRALATHPAGRWAGVSVLAWSVTAVVHKIGIAASGAMPWAVTLALGSAVALLAAAPFLPRSLRTAPEVASPTSWLGWTAAAGALYAVQQVGLQNALERAPAGYVIALSSVSILLGVVAGIVLLRERGAGRSRLGGAGLVTLGAALVAIYG; translated from the coding sequence ATGTGGATCTGGCTCTCGCTCCTCTCCGCGGTCGGCGCGGCCGGCGTGGGGTTCGCGCTCAAACGGTCGCTGACGTGCGCGGGTGCCGTCGGCGCGACGGTGGCGTATCGGGCCGTCGGTGGCGGGCTCCTGCTGGCGCTCGTCGTCGGCGCGGGCCTCGCGCGTCCGGTCGGGTCGGACTATGTGTGGGCCGTCGCCATCGCGATCCCGTTCGAGCTGGTCGGGACCGTCGCGTTCACGCTCGCGCTCCGCGAGGGCGAGCTCTCGCTCGTGTCGCCCCTCTTCGGGCTTCTGCCCGTCACCGTGACATTGGGAGCGGCGCTCGCGCTCGGCGAGCAGCCGACGGCCGGCGCGCTGGCGGGCATCGGGCTCGTGGCCGTCGGCGTGTACGTGCTGGGGTTGGGGGGCGCTCGGGGCCTCTGGGAGCCGCTGCGGGCGCTCGCAACGCACCCGGCCGGCCGGTGGGCCGGCGTTTCGGTCCTGGCCTGGAGCGTGACGGCCGTCGTCCACAAGATCGGGATCGCGGCGTCGGGGGCGATGCCGTGGGCCGTGACGCTCGCGCTCGGCTCGGCCGTCGCGCTCCTCGCGGCGGCGCCCTTCCTGCCCCGCTCCCTCCGCACGGCGCCCGAGGTGGCCTCCCCCACGTCCTGGCTCGGGTGGACGGCCGCGGCCGGCGCGCTCTACGCGGTCCAGCAGGTCGGGCTCCAGAACGCACTCGAGCGGGCGCCGGCCGGCTACGTCATCGCCCTCTCGTCGGTGAGCATCCTGCTCGGCGTCGTCGCGGGCATCGTGCTGCTGCGCGAGCGGGGCGCAGGGCGGTCGCGGCTCGGCGGGGCCGGGCTCGTCACGCTGGGCGCCGCTCTCGTCGCGATCTACGGCTGA
- a CDS encoding caspase family protein translates to MIKRAALCVGVDRANGMMPLQAASKGAREFEAWAKGQGCDTVLLTDEDDRKVRVADLFDAVAAWVGARTYDQLLIYFSGHGILTAPGAEHWFLSGAPYNPSEAVNLTQAVVDARNSAIPHVVFVSDACRSAADRPELRRVNGSAIFPNDGRAPAQGEVDTFYATRPGDPAYEVPEAEAADAYRGLFTDSLLDVLELEPNPLAELQEVGADRLSVVTSRQLKRHLETAVPLLAESVNVTLVQDPEVRVETALPKYFAVLGAARPPASTHGGTRGTGGVRAGGHGPVGTGAEPTFRRAEERFGARFELPPMPASAPRALPDEASEMEQFGEDLGLGGQVDTLLRARGRPHFETRTGFTVIGAGVASSVSSRWHADDPFQDGSTPGVEGWHVRLGPMRAGEEPASLVLTFDDGTGTVLAVLPGFIGTVLVEGGRVVSVNYVPSEGTERYGDYQHRADELERLKAVTAAAARQGRFLAEGEDAAQFASRVRQLKGIDPTMGLYAAYGYAQAGRLDRALDVFRYMEADEPPVPFDVLLLAVRGGLDLASVSLDHVAPFAPMLAQGWSHLSPGDPLHRPVHEALRPHVIPALWTTLAPEGVEIARAALTAGTVW, encoded by the coding sequence ATGATCAAGCGGGCCGCTCTCTGCGTCGGAGTCGATCGGGCCAACGGCATGATGCCGCTCCAGGCCGCATCCAAGGGAGCTCGGGAGTTCGAGGCCTGGGCGAAGGGGCAGGGGTGTGACACCGTCCTCCTCACGGACGAGGACGACCGGAAGGTTCGCGTGGCGGACCTCTTCGACGCGGTCGCCGCGTGGGTCGGCGCACGGACGTACGACCAGCTCCTCATCTACTTCTCGGGCCACGGGATTCTCACCGCCCCGGGGGCCGAGCACTGGTTCCTCTCCGGCGCGCCGTACAACCCGAGCGAGGCCGTCAACCTCACGCAGGCCGTCGTCGACGCCCGCAACTCGGCCATCCCCCACGTCGTGTTCGTCTCCGACGCGTGCCGCTCGGCGGCGGACCGCCCAGAGCTCCGGCGCGTGAACGGGAGCGCCATCTTCCCCAACGACGGCCGGGCGCCGGCCCAGGGGGAGGTCGACACGTTCTACGCGACGCGGCCCGGCGACCCGGCCTACGAGGTGCCCGAGGCCGAGGCGGCCGACGCCTATCGCGGGCTGTTTACGGACAGCCTGCTCGACGTCCTGGAACTGGAGCCGAACCCGCTCGCCGAGCTCCAGGAGGTCGGGGCGGACCGGCTGTCGGTGGTCACGTCACGCCAGCTCAAGCGGCACCTCGAGACGGCCGTCCCGCTCCTCGCCGAGAGCGTCAACGTGACGCTGGTTCAGGACCCCGAGGTCCGTGTCGAGACCGCGCTCCCGAAGTACTTCGCCGTGTTGGGGGCAGCGCGGCCTCCCGCGTCCACCCATGGCGGCACGCGGGGGACCGGAGGGGTGCGCGCGGGCGGTCACGGTCCGGTCGGGACGGGCGCCGAGCCCACGTTCCGGCGTGCCGAGGAGCGGTTCGGAGCTCGGTTCGAGCTTCCTCCCATGCCGGCGTCCGCGCCGCGGGCGCTTCCCGACGAGGCCTCCGAGATGGAGCAGTTCGGCGAGGACCTCGGCCTCGGCGGGCAGGTCGACACGCTCCTCCGGGCCCGCGGCCGCCCGCACTTCGAGACGCGGACGGGCTTCACCGTCATCGGGGCGGGCGTGGCGTCGTCGGTCTCGTCCCGGTGGCACGCCGACGACCCGTTCCAGGACGGCTCCACGCCCGGCGTCGAGGGGTGGCACGTCCGCCTCGGGCCGATGAGAGCGGGGGAGGAGCCGGCCTCGCTCGTGCTCACGTTCGACGACGGGACCGGCACGGTGCTCGCCGTGCTTCCCGGGTTCATCGGGACCGTGTTGGTCGAGGGCGGCCGGGTCGTGAGCGTCAACTACGTCCCGTCGGAGGGGACGGAGCGGTACGGGGACTACCAGCACCGCGCCGACGAGCTCGAACGCTTGAAGGCCGTCACGGCCGCCGCGGCGCGGCAGGGCCGGTTCCTGGCCGAGGGCGAGGACGCGGCCCAGTTCGCCAGTCGGGTCCGCCAGCTCAAGGGGATCGACCCGACCATGGGGCTCTACGCAGCCTACGGCTACGCCCAAGCCGGCCGCCTCGACCGGGCCCTCGACGTCTTCCGCTACATGGAGGCCGACGAGCCGCCGGTTCCGTTCGACGTGCTGTTGCTGGCGGTCCGGGGCGGGCTCGACCTCGCCTCCGTCTCGCTCGACCACGTCGCGCCGTTCGCGCCGATGCTCGCGCAGGGGTGGTCGCACCTGAGCCCGGGCGATCCGCTTCACCGTCCCGTCCACGAGGCGCTCCGGCCCCACGTCATCCCCGCCCTCTGGACGACTCTCGCGCCCGAGGGCGTCGAGATCGCCCGCGCGGCGCTCACCGCCGGCACCGTCTGGTAA